Proteins encoded within one genomic window of Ptiloglossa arizonensis isolate GNS036 chromosome 3, iyPtiAriz1_principal, whole genome shotgun sequence:
- the Glg1 gene encoding Golgi apparatus protein 1, whose protein sequence is MEYMTNLKSILFVIFIHLSVLNCAQLSRTYFEDVSSNNGEILPRISWVFSNSVDNTVRVKRANVANSNLPVKCRQNLNRLCGDINRNNDELMLLECIQTFKPTDVSGIDDECRQAIWEYIFNITNNLNIERLAKRTCGKELNSLNCSSSGDMHGAYLSCLIDKREKVRDPECIAYIQRLEWIAFSDFRIIKPFLSDCENDITKLRCDQIQPYRDISQGQILACLQEHINKLQIQCKRHILHVSEIQAENVKLDRQLYMACAEDHIKFCPDIRPGSGQVYKCLMQHKMDRSMTITCQDQLTRRGKLIASDYRVSKGLVKACKDDIKINHCRRFVVGDKNIRLAQILLCLESAVKNGSKIDGNCQAEMFDHRKLLMEDYRLSPEIVDGCANDITTFCNSLEIGGATIHCLMEHTRTRKKRSRVSSKCQRALEELIMEADAGEDWRIDPVLREQCQPVVNLACRDVHGGDARVISCLMEQLGTGRMTEACETALVQIQYFVARDFKLDPQLYKACKFDATRLCRARNAWASDGRQMDPERGPLILPCLYRHAYHPQKNMTLKTECLEEIRRIMRQRAVNVDLQPEIEELCLNELASYCYDKTAKGEEILCLQDNLDSLNKNCKLAVGNFTEEQAERVELNPVITAACQHIIERHCEELLKYGKDEGDMMECLIEHKNDLDVRSDYKCKTAVEHFQLISLKNYHFTYKFKEACRPSVKRWCPKSKTKAEVIECLSTIVQEDIMKDTQHHVPKECRQQLKAQLYQQRENIQFDPVLQAQCTTDIKQYCFNVEPGNSQILECLAAHKSKLSDACHKQLFKVRKQEFQDSSSDFALLNTCRSMVRQFCYDISRSQALDCLKKYKDQPTFDEKCKNIVIRRMIEQNTDYRFNTALQSACSYDINKNCKEVLLHEPTDKELEGKVIRCLKIKFRESKLTGKCEYQMTTILREAALNYRLDRLLATMCAHEIETICRADENNHGAVEECLKLEFNAGNREMKEECRLEIANLIEARKADISADPLLQKSCAVDVSKYCSDVSQGAGRHIMCLQNVLEDSSKSLQLDCQRMLTTRIEMFRNAAKFFPPNSIQELYTTVNQSPARRYFMIVALTMIGIIFISGLFCGRVTRRTMIMKNK, encoded by the exons ATGGAATATATGACAAATTTAAAAAGCATTTTGTTTGTGATTTTTATACACTTATCAGTGTTAAATTGTGCTCAATTATCGAGAACTTATTTTGAAGATGTGTCTTCGAATAATGGTGAAATTTTACCAAGAATAAGTTGGGTATTCAGTAATTCTGTTGACAATACCGTTAGAGTTAAAAGAGCAAATGTGGCCAATTCTAATCTACCTGTTAAGTGTCGACAAAATTTGAATCGTCTATGTGGCGatataaatagaaataacgaTGAATTAATGTTATTAGAGTGTATTCAAACTTTCAAG CCAACAGATGTATCTGGTATCGATGATGAATGTCGCCAAGCAATTTGGGAATATATCTTCAATATtactaataatttaaatatagaacGATTAGCAAAAAGAACATGTGGTAAAGAATTAAATTCATTGAATTGTTCTTCCTCTGGTGATATGCATGGAGCGTATTTATCATGTTTAatcgataaaagagaaaaagtCAGAGATCCAGAATGTATTGCATATATTCAGCGATTAGAATGGATTGCATTTAGCGATTTTAGAATTATAAAACCATTTTTATCAGATTGTGAAAATGATATTACAAAATTAAGATGCGATCAAATACAACCTTATAGAGACATATCTCAAGGACAAATATTAGCTTGTTTACAAGAACACATTAATAAACTTCAAATTCAATGTAAACGACATATACTTCATGTATCCGAAATACAAgcagaaaatgtaaaattagatCGACAATTATATATGGCTTGTGCAGAAGATCATATAAAATTTTGTCCAGATATTAGACCAGGTAGTGGTCAAGTATACAAATGTTTGATGCAACACAAAATGGATAGGTCCATGACAATAACGTGTCAAGACCAACTCACAAGAAGAGGAAAACTAATAGCATCGGATTATAGAGTCAGTAAAGGACTAGTTAAAGCTTGCAAAgatgatattaaaattaatcattGTAGGAGGTTTGTTGTTGGAGATAAAAATATAAGACTTGCACAAATTCTTCTCTGTTTGGAATCAGCGGTAAAAAATGGTAGCAAAATTGATGGAAATTGTCAAGCTGAAATGTTTGatcatagaaaattgttaatggaGGATTATAGATTATCTCCTGAAATAGTTGATGGATGTGCCAATGACATTACAACATTTTGTAACAGCCTTGAAATTGGTGGCGCAACAATTCATTGCTTAATGGAACACACAAGGACAAGAAAAAAAAGGTCAAGAGTATCTAGCAAGTGCCAAAGAGCG TTAGAAGAATTAATTATGGAAGCTGATGCTGGAGAAGATTGGAGAATTGATCCTGTTCTACGAGAACAATGTCAACCTGTTGTTAATTTAGCATGCAGAGAT GTACATGGAGGTGATGCTAGAGTAATATCTTGTCTAATGGAACAGCTTGGTACAGGCAGAATGACAGAAGCTTGTGAAACTGCTTTAGTTcaaatacaatattttgtagCTAGAGATTTTAAATTGGATCCTCAGTTGTATAAAGCGTGTAAATTCGATGCAACACGATTATGTCGTGCAAGAAATGCATGGGCTAGTGATGGAAGACAAATGGACCCAGAACGAGGACCTCTTATTTTACCATGTTTATATAGGCATGCATATCATCCTCAAAAAAATATGACA TTGAAAACTGAATGTCTTGAAGAAATTAGACGTATTATGAGACAAAGGGCTGTAAATGTTGATTTACAGCCTGAGATTGAAGAACTGTGTTTAAATGAATTAGCATCATATTGTTATGATAAAACTGCAAAAGGAGAAGAAATATTGTGCCTTCAAGACAATTTAGATAG tttgaataaaaattgcaagTTAGCAGTCGGCAATTTTACTGAAGAACAAGCAGAACGTGTTGAATTGAATCCAGTAATTACTGCCGCATGTCAACATATCATAGAACGGCATTGTGAG gaattattaaaatatggCAAAGATGAGGGTGACATGATGGAGTGTTTAATTGAACATAAAAATGATCTAGATGTACGATCTGATTACAAGTGTAAAACAGCAGTGGAACATTTCCAGTTAATATCGTTAAAAAACTATCATTTTACATATAAATTTAAAGAAGCCTGTAGACCTTCTGTTAAGAGATGGTGTCcaaa ATCTAAAACAAAAGCAGAAGTAATAGAATGTTTGAGTACAATAGTGCAAGAAGATATAATGAAAGATACACAACATCATGTACCAAAAGAATGTAGACAACAATTAAAAGCACAACTTTATCAACAAAGAGAAAACATTCAGTTTGATCCTGTCCTACAAGCACAGTGTACAACTGATATTAAACAATATTGCTTTAATGTTGAACCAGGAAATTCACAG attCTCGAATGTTTAGCAGCACATAAGTCAAAATTATCAGATGCATGTCACAAACAGTTATTTAAAGTAAGAAAACAAGAATTTCAAGACAGTTCAAGTGATTTTGCTTTATTAAATACATGTCGCTCTATGGTAAGACAATTTTGTTACGATATAAGTCGTTCACAAGCATTAGATTGTTTAAAGAAATACAAAGATCAGCCCACATttgatgaaaaatgtaaaaatattgttattcgAAGAATGATTGAACAAAATACAGATTATAGATTCAACACTGCATTACAATCTGCCTGTTCTTATGATatcaataaaaattgtaaagaa GTTTTACTGCACGAACCTACTGATAAAGAACTTGAAGGAAAAGTTATAAgatgtttgaaaattaaattccgaGAATCAAAACTTACAGGAAAATGTGAATATCAGATGACTACCATACTCAGAGAAGCAGCCTTAAATTATCGCTTAGATCGATTACTTGCTACAATGTGTGCACATGAG ATTGAAACAATCTGTAGAGCAGATGAAAACAATCATGGAGCAGTAGAAGAATGTCTGAAACTAGAGTTTAATGCTGGTAATAGAGAAATGAAAGAAGAATGCCGTCTTGAAATTGCCAACTTAATAGAAGCTAGAAAAGCAGATATTAGTGCAGATCCCTTATTACAAAAATCATGTGCTGTTGACGTCAGTAAATATTGCAGCGATGTTTCTCAAGGAGCAGGCAGAC ATATCATGTGTTTACAAAATGTATTGGAAGATAGTAGCAAATCTTTACAGCTTGACTGCCAAAGAATGTTAACTACAAGGATTGAAATGTTTAGGAATGCAGCCAAG TTCTTTCCACCAAATTCAATACAAGAACTATACACAACGGTAAATCAATCTCCTGCAAGACGATACTTCATGATTGTTGCTTTAACGATGATTGGTATAATTTTCATCTCTGGTTTATTTTGTGGAAGAGTGACGAGACGAACAatgataatgaaaaataaatga
- the Hzg gene encoding CTD small phosphatase herzog: MDASSIITPVSRDDELGHFNNEKAQLPRENEVASNGPASGKKPRGRGLLRSLLCCLGRGRGSSSKSSKTNSVQWDEHGPPPPRTGSPRFLLPPVRHQDMHKKCMVIDLDETLVHSSFKPINNADFVVPVEIDGTVHQVYVLKRPYVDEFLQRMGELYECVLFTASLAKYADPVADLLDRWGVFRARLFRESCVFHRGNYVKDLNKLGRDLQQIIIVDNSPASYIFHPDNAVPVASWFDDMTDSELLDLIPFFEKLSNVENIYTVLCNINHPYNQMQTIVQNSPSPGSGSLGAS; encoded by the exons ATGGACGCATCGTCCATTATCACTCCAGTGTCGCGGGATGACGAGCTAGGCCACTTTAATAATGAGAAAG CCCAGTTACCACGAGAGAATGAAGTGGCCAGCAACGGTCCAGCTAGTGGCAAAAAGCCAAGAGGGCGTGGACTTCTGCGATCTCTACTTTGTTGTCTTGGTAGAGGACGCGGAAGTAGTTCAAAGAGTTCAAAAACAAATTCTGTACAATGGGATGAACATGGTCCTCCACCACCAAGGACTGGATCCCCACGGTTCCTTCTCCCACCTGTCAGACATCAGGATATGCACAAAAAGTGCATGGTGATTGATTTGGATGAGACGCTAGTGCATAGTTCTTTCAAACCAATCAACAATGCTGATTTTGTTGTTCCTGTAGAGATTGATGGGACAGTACATCAGGTGTACGTTTTAAAGAGGCCTTATGTGGATGAATTCTTACAGAGAATGGGTGAACTGTACGAGTGTGTATTGTTCACAGCAAGTTTGGCTAAG TATGCTGATCCAGTGGCAGATCTACTTGATAGATGGGGAGTATTCAGAGCAAGACTGTTTAGAGAATCTTGTGTGTTTCACAGAGGAAATTAtgttaaagatttaaataaactGGGACGAGATTTACaacaaattattattgttgATAATAGCCCTGCCAGTTACATTTTCCATCCAGATAATGCA GTACCAGTAGCATCGTGGTTCGATGATATGACAGATTCAGAACTACTAGACTTAATTCCATTTTTTGAAAAACTCAGTAATgtggaaaatatttatacagtcTTGTGCAATATCAATCATCCTTATAATCAAATGCAGACTATTGTACAGAATAGTCCAAGCCCAGGTTCAGGTTCACTTGGTGCTTCCTAG